A window from Symbiopectobacterium purcellii encodes these proteins:
- a CDS encoding MarR family winged helix-turn-helix transcriptional regulator: MTKKTQADAVDRILEQWRRERPDLDCSPMGPIGRLKRCALLLEPRVDEAFVEHGLVRWEFDMLATLRRAGAPFVLSPTQLFSTLMITSGTITHRLKALEKRAFISRLPNPEDARSMLVALTPQGRAVIDRAVETHIENERQLLSGLSVAQRQQLNEALSTLMRLLEDE, translated from the coding sequence ATGACAAAAAAAACGCAGGCGGATGCCGTCGATCGAATTTTAGAACAGTGGCGGCGTGAACGCCCGGATCTGGATTGCAGCCCGATGGGGCCCATCGGCCGCCTGAAGCGCTGTGCGCTGTTGTTGGAACCGCGTGTGGACGAGGCCTTCGTGGAGCACGGGCTGGTACGCTGGGAGTTTGATATGCTCGCCACACTGCGGCGCGCTGGTGCGCCGTTTGTGCTGTCACCCACCCAGCTGTTTTCCACCCTGATGATCACCTCTGGCACCATCACCCACCGGCTGAAAGCGTTGGAAAAACGTGCATTCATTTCACGTTTGCCCAATCCGGAGGATGCGCGCAGCATGCTGGTGGCGTTGACGCCACAAGGTCGCGCGGTGATCGACCGCGCTGTCGAAACCCATATCGAAAACGAGCGGCAACTGCTGTCCGGGCTATCTGTGGCACAGCGCCAGCAGTTGAATGAGGCGCTATCCACCTTGATGCGCCTGTTGGAAGACGAGTAA
- a CDS encoding EamA family transporter — MTFLSRYPLFDLLLTALAPTIWGTTYIVTTQFLPPDRPFIAALLRVLPAGCALLLWCRHVPLRHEWWKLIVTGILNIGAFQALLFVAAYRLPGGLAAVIGAIQPLLVMLLAWGIDRQRSPLTAVLAAFAGIIGMAMLLLSPQTTVDTIGIGAAFLGAVSMALGTWLSRRWSLSMPVMALTGWQLLLGGMFLLPVALLVDPPLPVLTATQIAGYVWLCVAGAMLAYALWFRGIRRLSPVAVSAMSLLSPVTAVVLGWVFLGQRIQGMALPGLIIVMLSVLSIQWALSKKPKI, encoded by the coding sequence ATGACCTTTTTGTCACGTTATCCCCTTTTCGATCTGCTGCTCACCGCGCTGGCACCCACGATTTGGGGAACAACCTATATTGTTACCACGCAGTTTTTGCCGCCTGACAGACCCTTTATCGCCGCGCTGCTGCGTGTGCTGCCTGCGGGATGTGCTCTGCTGCTCTGGTGTCGCCATGTTCCATTGCGCCATGAATGGTGGAAGCTGATCGTCACCGGCATCCTCAATATCGGCGCGTTCCAGGCGCTGTTGTTTGTCGCTGCCTACCGTTTACCGGGCGGTTTGGCCGCCGTTATCGGCGCGATACAGCCGCTGCTGGTGATGCTGCTGGCGTGGGGAATTGATCGACAGCGATCTCCGTTAACCGCCGTTCTGGCGGCCTTTGCCGGCATTATCGGCATGGCGATGCTGCTGCTTTCACCGCAGACAACCGTCGATACCATCGGGATCGGCGCAGCGTTTCTCGGCGCAGTCAGCATGGCGTTAGGCACCTGGCTGTCGCGGCGTTGGTCGCTCTCGATGCCAGTGATGGCATTGACCGGATGGCAGTTACTGCTCGGCGGAATGTTTTTATTGCCGGTAGCGCTGCTGGTCGATCCGCCGCTACCGGTGCTAACGGCCACGCAGATTGCCGGTTATGTGTGGCTGTGCGTAGCAGGGGCGATGCTGGCCTACGCGCTGTGGTTTCGCGGCATTCGCCGTCTTTCGCCGGTGGCAGTGTCGGCAATGAGCCTGCTGAGCCCGGTCACGGCCGTGGTGCTGGGGTGGGTATTTCTCGGGCAACGCATTCAGGGAATGGCATTGCCCGGGCTGATTATCGTGATGCTGAGCGTATTGTCGATCCAGTGGGCGCTTTCCAAAAAACCCAAGATCTGA
- a CDS encoding LacI family DNA-binding transcriptional regulator, translated as MSESSYSKNSGFSSAAEVAQLAGVSRSAVSRTFTPGSSVSAETRRKVLAAAQTLNYHVNHLARGLSKEASRPVCILGGNLAAPYQASLLEHLTRRLNHAGRAVMVINTDDGEESVREAVQQTLNYRSTATIVLSGKPPGTLIETCLQSGQQVILINRMGQFEGADNIEIDYRSTMADALDLLLTAGCQQIALVSSSARSPSMVLRETRFLDAAAERGINVTLTQPGSASYLTGVTAARALLSTEAHPDGVFCVTDLIACGFIDAARHEFGLRIPEDISIIGFDDIEQASWLGYGLTTFAQPLAEMAEAACQLVIAPTTETPSRRVFNALLVRRSTLG; from the coding sequence ATGAGTGAGAGCAGCTACAGCAAAAACAGCGGATTTTCCAGCGCCGCTGAAGTCGCGCAACTGGCTGGCGTATCGCGTTCAGCGGTATCGCGCACCTTCACACCGGGCAGCAGCGTCTCGGCAGAGACGCGGCGCAAAGTCCTGGCCGCCGCACAAACGCTTAACTATCACGTTAATCATCTGGCTCGCGGCCTCTCCAAAGAGGCCAGTCGCCCGGTGTGTATTCTTGGCGGTAATCTGGCGGCACCTTACCAGGCCAGCCTGTTGGAGCACCTCACCCGTCGTTTGAACCATGCCGGACGCGCAGTGATGGTGATCAACACCGACGACGGTGAAGAGAGTGTCAGAGAGGCCGTGCAACAAACCCTGAATTATCGTTCGACGGCGACGATTGTATTGTCAGGGAAACCGCCGGGTACGCTAATTGAAACCTGCCTGCAAAGCGGACAACAGGTGATTTTGATTAACCGTATGGGACAGTTTGAGGGGGCAGACAATATTGAGATTGACTACCGCTCGACAATGGCTGATGCGTTAGACTTGTTGCTCACTGCTGGCTGTCAGCAGATTGCGTTGGTATCGTCATCGGCACGTTCTCCCAGCATGGTATTGCGCGAAACGCGCTTTCTCGATGCGGCAGCCGAACGAGGGATTAACGTCACGCTGACCCAACCAGGCAGCGCCAGTTATCTTACTGGCGTTACCGCCGCGCGCGCGTTGTTAAGTACAGAAGCGCATCCGGACGGGGTGTTTTGTGTCACCGATCTGATTGCCTGCGGTTTTATCGACGCCGCTCGGCATGAGTTTGGCCTGCGGATTCCAGAAGATATCAGTATCATTGGCTTCGATGATATCGAACAGGCCAGTTGGCTGGGCTATGGCTTGACCACTTTCGCTCAGCCTTTGGCTGAGATGGCGGAAGCCGCGTGCCAACTGGTGATCGCGCCGACAACGGAAACACCGTCCCGACGCGTGTTCAACGCCCTTCTCGTACGGCGCAGTACCTTAGGCTAG